One window of the Rhodothermales bacterium genome contains the following:
- a CDS encoding type 1 glutamine amidotransferase: MQKYNLEDTNIAILVADGFEEVEFTEPLQALKDARATTHVISINRGTIRSWNDGNWNREFNVDKLVYDVDASDYDGLLIPGGVINPDLLRRNEDAVDFVRDFFVQSKPVAAICHAPWMLVEADVLEGRTVTSFKSIKRDVKNAGATWVDEEVVVDEGLVTSRNPDDLPAFCDKMVEEFYEGKHAGQHA; the protein is encoded by the coding sequence ATGCAGAAGTACAATCTTGAAGACACCAACATTGCGATCCTCGTTGCCGACGGGTTCGAGGAGGTGGAGTTCACCGAGCCGCTCCAGGCGCTGAAGGACGCGCGGGCGACGACGCACGTGATTTCCATCAATCGCGGGACCATTCGAAGCTGGAACGACGGCAACTGGAACCGCGAGTTCAACGTGGACAAACTCGTGTACGATGTGGACGCGAGCGACTACGACGGTCTGCTGATCCCGGGCGGCGTGATCAATCCGGACCTGCTGCGTCGCAACGAGGACGCGGTAGATTTCGTGCGCGACTTCTTCGTGCAGTCCAAGCCGGTCGCAGCCATCTGCCACGCACCCTGGATGCTCGTCGAAGCAGACGTGCTCGAGGGCCGCACGGTCACCAGCTTCAAGTCCATCAAACGCGACGTCAAGAACGCCGGCGCGACCTGGGTCGATGAGGAAGTCGTCGTGGACGAGGGCCTCGTCACCTCCCGCAACCCGGACGACCTCCCGGCCTTCTGCGACAAGATGGTCGAGGAGTTCTACGAGGGGAAACACGCGGGTCAGCACGCCTGA
- a CDS encoding ABC transporter ATP-binding protein codes for MTELLGLEHVTVRKKVRGSRAGEIEILRDVTLGVAAGEVLGVIGESGSGKTTLARVIAGLERCSGRVVYEGLERGSVSHRAWRSVVSGGIRLLFQHPDQSLNPGRTVLQTLEQAFKLHRREVRDVEAEAAALLERLGLAASLLGRRPAGLSGGEKRRVAFARAVATQPKLLICDEPTSGLDVAWQRELLRFLLELKESLDLTLLIITHDLRLAAAVCDRVCILRSGRVVEIAQREQFATGRLRSEYGRKLLAASLDIDAVAFARGWVSASEPVRRRRAQ; via the coding sequence ATGACGGAATTGCTCGGACTGGAACATGTCACCGTGCGGAAGAAGGTTCGCGGATCCCGCGCCGGAGAGATCGAAATACTTCGAGACGTCACCCTTGGTGTAGCTGCGGGAGAGGTGTTGGGCGTCATTGGCGAAAGCGGATCGGGGAAGACCACCCTGGCCCGCGTAATTGCCGGACTGGAGAGATGCTCCGGAAGGGTGGTCTACGAAGGGCTCGAGAGAGGCAGCGTCTCTCATCGCGCATGGAGAAGCGTCGTCTCCGGAGGAATCCGGCTGCTCTTCCAGCACCCGGATCAATCGCTGAATCCTGGCCGCACTGTGCTTCAAACCCTTGAGCAGGCCTTCAAGCTTCATCGACGGGAAGTCCGTGACGTTGAGGCGGAGGCTGCCGCACTCCTGGAAAGGTTGGGGCTGGCAGCATCGCTCCTCGGGAGGCGACCTGCAGGCTTGTCGGGCGGGGAGAAGCGCCGTGTCGCATTCGCGAGGGCTGTCGCCACACAACCGAAGCTGTTGATCTGCGATGAACCGACATCCGGCCTTGACGTGGCCTGGCAGCGGGAGCTGCTGCGTTTCCTGTTGGAACTCAAGGAGTCGCTCGATTTAACGCTCCTCATTATCACACACGACCTGCGGCTTGCCGCTGCGGTGTGCGATCGGGTCTGCATTCTGCGGTCAGGCCGGGTGGTGGAGATTGCCCAAAGAGAGCAATTCGCCACCGGGCGGCTACGGTCCGAATACGGTCGCAAACTGCTCGCGGCCAGTTTGGACATCGACGCGGTTGCGTTCGCTCGAGGTTGGGTCAGTGCCTCCGAGCCGGTGCGGCGCCGGCGAGCTCAGTGA
- a CDS encoding ABC transporter ATP-binding protein, translating to MEPLLSVRDLKVGLHTDQSELRLVRGISFDVHKGQRLGIAGESGSGKSLTLRAIQGLLQPPFYRSGSLTFIGEEWDLSTVPPDESPLLRASGGAAMVFQEAKNSLSPYLSIGRQALQLPALRGWGTDEAGSRVMDTLGSLGLRDPERVFRSYPHQLSGGECQRVATALGLLQNPVVLLADEPTTQLDALVQVSVLDAISRACPPAETALVLVSHDLAVLGAMVDRIVVMRQGELVDGGTAEELLIGSRENRHPYTLRLRDAYAGLAS from the coding sequence ATGGAACCGCTTCTGTCCGTGCGAGATCTCAAGGTGGGCCTGCACACCGACCAGTCAGAATTGAGGCTGGTGCGCGGGATCAGCTTTGACGTGCACAAGGGCCAGCGGCTCGGCATTGCCGGCGAGTCCGGGTCTGGCAAGTCACTGACTCTCCGAGCAATCCAGGGGCTGCTGCAGCCTCCCTTCTATCGCTCGGGATCGCTGACCTTTATCGGCGAAGAGTGGGACTTGAGCACCGTGCCACCAGACGAATCGCCCTTGCTGAGAGCAAGCGGCGGGGCGGCCATGGTTTTCCAGGAAGCCAAGAACTCCCTCTCGCCGTACCTGTCCATAGGCCGACAGGCCTTGCAGCTTCCGGCCCTTCGTGGATGGGGCACCGATGAGGCCGGGAGTCGGGTGATGGACACACTCGGCAGTCTCGGCCTTCGGGATCCGGAACGCGTTTTCAGGTCCTATCCGCATCAGCTCTCCGGCGGCGAGTGTCAGCGTGTGGCCACGGCACTCGGACTCCTGCAGAACCCGGTCGTGCTTCTTGCCGACGAACCGACCACCCAGCTGGACGCTTTGGTTCAGGTGTCCGTGCTCGATGCGATATCCCGAGCGTGTCCGCCGGCCGAGACGGCGTTGGTGCTTGTTTCTCACGACCTGGCGGTACTGGGAGCCATGGTGGACCGCATCGTGGTCATGCGCCAGGGAGAACTGGTGGACGGGGGCACCGCAGAAGAGCTGCTGATTGGCTCCCGAGAGAATAGACATCCCTACACGCTGCGGCTTCGAGACGCGTACGCAGGACTGGCTTCATGA
- a CDS encoding ABC transporter permease, whose amino-acid sequence MTKSRSYGKLTAVVWLTAMLVASCVGERQPSSDLSLANVPPSSRLLQTWLGADHTKRAHAEVSSGGLFGSRGGSSCSADALETIPSAPALRIPNRVAVEGRVYQAVLAEADQDACLVEGPPGMTLQAGVLRWPGQQVSRGRHMVRVLARRGPQPELLAFTLVGADRNYLLGTDRLGRSVLSIVRIGGFWAMSYAALFTLVAMVLGVLGGSVAGYFERTGRVFDWFSNAVESVPILVAFFVVAVISGFQLIWIAVMGGVVMAPRVAAATRQLVAELASRDWVEAARELGESPFAIVASDIVRFNLVRQITAASLGVFSFAVVLEVTLSYLRIGIQAPDVSWGTLLLDSRERIPSGEFWGFAAAISVVLATVGALNYLARTTETEG is encoded by the coding sequence GTGACGAAATCACGGTCATACGGCAAACTCACCGCGGTCGTGTGGCTGACAGCCATGCTCGTCGCTTCGTGTGTCGGGGAGCGCCAGCCGTCAAGTGATCTCAGCCTGGCCAACGTACCACCTTCGTCCAGACTGCTTCAGACCTGGCTGGGAGCGGACCACACCAAGCGGGCTCACGCCGAGGTCTCCAGTGGCGGCTTGTTCGGCTCGCGCGGCGGCAGCTCCTGCTCCGCGGATGCACTGGAAACGATCCCCTCGGCACCTGCCCTGCGCATCCCCAACCGCGTTGCCGTTGAAGGGAGAGTCTACCAGGCGGTGCTTGCAGAAGCCGATCAGGATGCCTGTCTGGTCGAAGGACCGCCCGGAATGACGCTGCAGGCCGGTGTGCTCAGATGGCCGGGTCAGCAGGTTTCGCGCGGACGACACATGGTCCGCGTTCTCGCCAGGCGGGGCCCCCAGCCAGAGCTACTCGCGTTTACCCTGGTTGGGGCTGACCGGAATTACCTGCTTGGAACGGATCGCCTTGGACGATCGGTCCTGTCTATTGTGCGGATAGGGGGGTTCTGGGCGATGAGCTATGCAGCCCTGTTTACGCTGGTTGCCATGGTGCTGGGTGTGCTCGGAGGCTCGGTTGCGGGCTACTTCGAACGCACGGGTCGTGTCTTTGACTGGTTCAGCAACGCCGTAGAGTCGGTTCCGATACTCGTCGCGTTCTTCGTGGTAGCCGTCATCTCAGGATTTCAGTTGATCTGGATCGCGGTGATGGGTGGCGTTGTCATGGCGCCAAGGGTTGCGGCCGCGACGAGGCAACTGGTGGCCGAATTGGCTTCAAGAGATTGGGTCGAAGCAGCTCGTGAACTCGGAGAGTCTCCCTTCGCGATCGTGGCCAGCGACATCGTTCGCTTCAACCTCGTGAGGCAGATCACCGCTGCGTCACTCGGCGTGTTTTCATTCGCCGTGGTGCTGGAGGTTACCCTCAGCTACCTGCGCATCGGCATTCAGGCGCCGGACGTCAGTTGGGGCACTCTGCTTCTTGACTCGCGCGAACGCATCCCATCGGGTGAGTTCTGGGGGTTCGCTGCAGCGATCTCCGTGGTGCTGGCGACGGTGGGCGCCTTGAACTATCTGGCCCGCACCACAGAGACAGAGGGGTAA
- a CDS encoding ABC transporter permease subunit, with amino-acid sequence MKPLLVAIARSVAVALLAFVMVAALLALIPTDPYRSSDGTGPDARSRDSSVGQRFAENLATVVRWEFGTTYAEGAPIWTLVGYKASRSSWLVLGALGIWFLLGLPIAILAGWSGGAADRLAGVLNLVSGTPTLITALLLSAAGLWVIDEPVTGFALREGGTAAAVAYLFPTVALALGDSRMADFMSTVSGRTRRIREIRFVEALRARKSPVWPHLALGLAGPVTTSLAGNLSYLLGGAIVVEFVFNLSGLAQAVYQGIAGSVVEVELVIAISLVFISVVLVGRILAEVVAWASDPRLRQPVGM; translated from the coding sequence GTGAAGCCGCTGCTAGTCGCAATAGCTCGTTCGGTCGCCGTCGCGCTGCTCGCCTTCGTCATGGTTGCGGCGTTGCTGGCGCTGATCCCGACCGACCCGTATCGATCGTCCGACGGTACGGGTCCCGATGCGCGATCCCGAGACTCCAGCGTAGGCCAGCGATTCGCGGAGAATCTGGCTACGGTGGTCCGATGGGAGTTCGGTACGACGTATGCCGAGGGCGCCCCGATATGGACGCTTGTCGGCTACAAGGCGAGCCGGTCCTCCTGGCTGGTGCTTGGGGCCCTCGGAATCTGGTTCCTCCTTGGCCTGCCCATCGCCATCCTTGCAGGGTGGAGTGGTGGTGCAGCGGATCGACTCGCCGGTGTGCTGAATCTGGTCTCGGGCACCCCGACGCTGATCACCGCGCTGCTCCTGTCGGCAGCGGGGTTGTGGGTAATTGACGAGCCGGTGACCGGCTTCGCGCTTCGAGAAGGTGGCACAGCGGCCGCAGTCGCCTATCTCTTTCCGACCGTGGCTCTGGCGCTGGGGGATTCCCGCATGGCGGACTTCATGAGCACGGTTTCCGGCAGAACCCGCCGGATCAGGGAGATTCGATTCGTCGAGGCCCTCCGGGCCCGAAAATCACCGGTTTGGCCACACCTGGCTCTGGGGCTGGCAGGCCCGGTGACCACGAGTCTTGCCGGCAACCTGTCTTATCTGCTTGGTGGCGCCATTGTGGTGGAGTTCGTGTTCAATCTCTCCGGCCTGGCGCAGGCCGTCTATCAGGGAATCGCCGGCTCCGTCGTGGAGGTGGAGCTGGTCATTGCGATCTCACTCGTCTTCATCAGCGTCGTGCTGGTCGGGAGAATTCTGGCAGAGGTCGTGGCGTGGGCCTCCGACCCCCGACTGCGGCAGCCGGTAGGGATGTGA
- a CDS encoding ABC transporter substrate-binding protein, translating into MTVRTFLSSCWLLAFVLALPSAAQTTLRYAESTSIPGMDPYSGKRSTAAQQRVFSLIHEGLAIYDHDFKQPFLRLIQDWEPKSGPTSSITLGLVEAAWSDGTPFTSADVAFTLEYAKNARGASYARQVSSRYVESVSTPAPRTVVLHLRERREAEAVLALLEFPMLPAHRFNASGMQTESAGGKSLDEEPVGLGPYQLDEINLYDNYIRFAANQGYWKGAPNIDRVELLRISDESTMVNYASSGNLDLVVRIPHSQIPIFEDNGNFVTKVYEAYSFHAFAYNFRNPLLADLPIRRAMALGTNRQEILDNFYAGLGQVLDGPVVTGHPDYAAGLPRLSYNHLMARRELAAAGYSDRNGDKIRESPSGERLSFRLVTVIEDAGTETTMQAVATAFKGYMERIGIEILIEPRIRSDYQATLHETRDFDIIWVEWSFDPSYEMTYLFHSDASRGDSNVGGYGDRIVDEQLDRIASAPTPEEARQASQALQYELAIDQPYLFLYQVEQMAAVKNTLVATALHPFYFFSYISDWSFLR; encoded by the coding sequence ATGACTGTACGCACATTCCTCTCTTCCTGCTGGCTTCTGGCATTCGTGCTGGCACTCCCTTCGGCGGCACAAACCACCCTTCGCTACGCCGAGAGCACGTCGATCCCCGGGATGGATCCCTATTCGGGCAAGCGCTCAACGGCGGCACAGCAGCGTGTGTTCAGCCTGATTCACGAAGGACTCGCCATCTACGACCATGACTTCAAACAGCCGTTTCTGCGCCTGATCCAGGACTGGGAGCCCAAGTCAGGCCCGACCTCTTCCATCACGCTCGGGCTCGTAGAGGCAGCCTGGTCGGATGGCACTCCGTTTACGTCGGCGGATGTGGCGTTCACGCTCGAGTATGCCAAGAACGCACGGGGGGCAAGCTACGCGCGCCAGGTGTCTTCCAGGTACGTGGAGAGTGTAAGTACTCCAGCCCCCCGGACCGTTGTGCTCCACCTCCGCGAACGCCGGGAGGCAGAAGCGGTCCTTGCGCTGCTGGAGTTCCCCATGCTGCCTGCACATCGCTTCAACGCATCGGGGATGCAGACCGAATCCGCCGGCGGCAAGTCGCTCGACGAGGAGCCCGTTGGTTTGGGGCCCTACCAGCTGGACGAGATCAATCTCTACGACAACTACATCCGCTTCGCGGCCAATCAAGGGTACTGGAAGGGAGCACCCAATATCGATCGGGTTGAACTGCTCCGCATCAGCGACGAGTCGACCATGGTCAACTATGCATCCAGTGGCAACCTGGACCTGGTGGTCCGGATTCCGCATAGTCAGATCCCCATCTTCGAGGACAACGGCAACTTTGTCACGAAAGTGTACGAGGCGTACTCGTTCCACGCCTTTGCGTACAACTTCAGAAACCCGCTGCTCGCGGATCTTCCGATTCGCCGCGCGATGGCGCTTGGCACGAACCGGCAGGAGATTCTGGACAACTTCTACGCCGGGTTGGGCCAAGTCCTGGACGGTCCGGTGGTGACCGGTCACCCCGACTACGCGGCCGGGTTGCCGAGACTGTCCTACAACCACCTGATGGCCAGACGGGAACTGGCTGCAGCCGGGTACTCAGACAGGAACGGCGACAAGATCAGGGAATCGCCCAGCGGGGAGCGCCTGTCTTTCAGGCTGGTGACCGTCATTGAAGACGCCGGCACCGAAACGACCATGCAGGCAGTCGCCACGGCCTTCAAGGGCTATATGGAGCGCATCGGCATCGAGATACTGATCGAGCCCCGGATTCGATCCGACTATCAGGCTACCCTGCATGAGACCCGTGATTTCGACATCATCTGGGTGGAGTGGTCCTTCGATCCCTCGTATGAGATGACCTACCTGTTCCACAGCGATGCCAGCCGCGGGGACTCCAACGTCGGGGGATACGGAGATCGCATTGTGGACGAGCAACTGGACAGAATTGCCAGCGCGCCGACCCCGGAGGAAGCTCGTCAGGCATCCCAGGCGCTCCAGTACGAACTAGCGATTGATCAGCCCTATCTCTTTCTGTATCAGGTCGAGCAAATGGCTGCCGTAAAGAACACCCTGGTGGCCACCGCGCTGCACCCCTTCTACTTCTTTTCCTACATCAGCGACTGGAGTTTCCTGCGGTAG
- a CDS encoding PD40 domain-containing protein — translation MAFRITGWLTMAVLMVGLAHDAVAQSGSEGGLIASPKFSPSNPDIIAFERQRERTRVIGIRNERSGSVHVVELDERWSGAQDCGGLFEERDCSEADPGYRGELAWRPTLSRDGSQWFVYVSGERGGGFELLLARMDGDQVSSAIPVPLDLIQVREPTWTEDGELLVFRGQLREGGEDLFAIQDLEDLFSLAEATSTDLEPVPVERLTWTPEEPELGPTFSPGGQSLAYQHRVRGVFAVSVIDVGAALRGDRADPIEIAAIELEGFDRYKPSWSPDGRFLAFYTSSEAVQEQAERTLQDVAVAQVLYYSGTRQVSRGQLLVGASGRRIARGVLPNERMGPQWIATGGRTGILYVEKDEAADYPARLRWIEQWMGGAGDSYEEDLSGTFRTVNNQELTASACGVLRFAFASQQGSRMRLEVREGPRGAAVPACVETRDDYNAGAAVTRSLLIPGQGQAYKGQRRRAWMYRAAVGVGALGAAGAFSQAQSFGDDYEAALASAVNECPAGRCRGATLEARFEEIQADYDSYSSKRSQGKLLLALTASAWLASAVDAGIGAGRPSGASLRVFPTIMPLGGDRYNAGLGVNLKLGRRD, via the coding sequence ATGGCCTTTCGAATCACCGGTTGGCTCACGATGGCGGTCCTGATGGTTGGGCTTGCCCACGACGCCGTGGCGCAATCCGGTAGCGAAGGAGGGCTCATCGCCAGCCCCAAGTTCAGTCCGTCCAACCCGGACATCATCGCGTTCGAGCGGCAGCGCGAGCGGACCCGCGTGATCGGGATCCGAAACGAACGCTCGGGCAGCGTGCACGTCGTCGAACTTGACGAACGATGGTCCGGCGCACAGGACTGCGGCGGTCTGTTTGAAGAGCGGGACTGCTCGGAGGCCGACCCGGGTTACCGGGGCGAACTGGCCTGGCGTCCGACGCTCTCCCGGGACGGTTCCCAATGGTTTGTGTACGTTTCCGGTGAGCGGGGAGGAGGCTTTGAGCTTCTCCTCGCCCGGATGGACGGCGATCAGGTCTCCTCAGCGATTCCAGTACCTCTGGACCTGATTCAGGTGCGCGAGCCGACCTGGACCGAGGATGGGGAGCTCTTGGTGTTTCGCGGCCAACTGAGGGAAGGGGGAGAGGACCTGTTCGCGATTCAGGATCTCGAGGATCTCTTCAGCCTCGCAGAGGCCACCTCCACAGACCTGGAGCCAGTCCCGGTCGAACGACTGACATGGACGCCCGAGGAGCCGGAACTCGGCCCCACGTTCTCCCCGGGAGGCCAGTCTCTGGCTTACCAGCATCGGGTGAGGGGCGTGTTCGCCGTTTCGGTGATTGATGTCGGAGCGGCCCTCCGGGGAGATCGGGCGGACCCGATCGAGATTGCTGCGATTGAGCTGGAAGGCTTTGACCGATACAAGCCTTCCTGGTCTCCCGACGGGAGGTTCCTGGCCTTCTATACCTCCTCGGAGGCCGTCCAGGAGCAGGCCGAACGCACGCTGCAGGACGTCGCAGTCGCGCAGGTGCTCTACTACTCCGGCACACGCCAGGTGTCGAGGGGGCAACTGCTGGTGGGGGCCAGCGGAAGGCGCATCGCTCGCGGAGTGCTTCCGAATGAGCGCATGGGCCCACAGTGGATCGCGACCGGCGGAAGGACCGGCATCCTCTACGTTGAAAAGGACGAGGCGGCCGACTACCCGGCCCGGCTGCGCTGGATTGAGCAGTGGATGGGGGGCGCCGGTGATTCGTACGAGGAAGACCTCTCCGGCACGTTTCGCACGGTCAACAACCAGGAGCTCACCGCATCCGCATGTGGCGTGCTACGATTTGCGTTCGCCTCCCAGCAAGGTTCACGCATGCGTCTGGAAGTGCGCGAGGGCCCGCGGGGCGCGGCCGTACCCGCCTGCGTGGAAACCCGAGACGACTACAACGCCGGGGCTGCCGTGACGCGCTCCCTGCTCATTCCGGGCCAGGGTCAGGCGTATAAAGGTCAGCGGCGCCGTGCCTGGATGTACCGGGCCGCGGTAGGTGTCGGAGCCCTCGGCGCGGCCGGCGCATTCAGTCAGGCGCAGAGTTTCGGAGACGACTATGAAGCGGCGCTGGCAAGTGCCGTAAACGAATGCCCGGCGGGAAGATGTCGGGGTGCCACCCTGGAAGCCCGCTTTGAAGAGATTCAGGCGGACTACGATTCGTATTCCTCAAAGAGAAGTCAGGGCAAGCTTCTGCTGGCGCTGACCGCCTCCGCCTGGTTGGCCAGTGCGGTGGACGCGGGCATCGGCGCAGGAAGGCCATCCGGCGCTTCATTGCGGGTGTTTCCAACCATCATGCCCCTGGGTGGAGACCGCTATAACGCTGGATTGGGCGTCAATCTCAAGCTTGGACGGAGGGACTGA
- a CDS encoding FHA domain-containing protein has protein sequence MEIQLEITGDSGSRRITTDQFPYRIGRDSQNDLILEGATHDLVSAHHAELRSDGKQIVLHDLQSTNGSWVDGKRVQGSAVIRSGASVELGKRGGTTITVRIPGATDATRIAAQPTVIATSAADELLLDFSSGSLRGRQTTIAGDAVLGRDPSCDVVFDPNRDSAASARHAEIRVRGGQHWIRDLGSTNGTFVNGRRVEEKQLRSGDVIEFGQGGPTARVSSGAASAVAETVVASSPSARDVGATRVADRNPSRPDIGSSPGQGTIQMWIDRAVEQARQNPATVFFERVADEAAGRSKKTARLYSVSVFGVLLLGLVAVAVINWRGLQGLEARFASQISEVRGELELQEGILQNNVDNLTARLDDVAGGMVDTTMFQEALEAERTRLAAVRSQIRKLNEQAASATPEAAAAAAGFQAAAQSVEASLFMLAVRRGGELIPMCTAFAVGSDGTLLTNAHCVEGASGLPLVAVKSGSRRGKEYEVFASEIHPAYNPNRGGAFDLALLRLETHGDAFTAMALASAEELEGIGPGYQIAVYGFPGEVMNLNRPNATYLPGAVTRLSAGGTTMLHSATTSRGTSGAPVLNDRGQLVGVNSFGTPSSQRAEVVVARDESGAVIIGPDMQPVTTMRRAPVAAAFGAVHGRYVREWLQGKIAAGAQQAE, from the coding sequence ATGGAGATTCAACTTGAAATCACCGGAGACTCCGGATCACGTAGAATTACCACCGATCAGTTTCCCTACCGCATCGGCCGAGATTCGCAAAACGACCTGATTTTGGAGGGAGCCACCCATGATCTGGTGAGCGCTCACCACGCCGAACTGCGGTCAGACGGCAAGCAGATCGTGCTTCACGACCTGCAGAGCACCAACGGCTCCTGGGTTGACGGGAAGCGCGTGCAGGGCTCAGCCGTGATTCGATCCGGCGCCAGCGTCGAATTGGGCAAACGGGGCGGTACAACCATAACCGTGCGTATTCCGGGAGCCACGGATGCTACGCGGATTGCCGCCCAGCCGACGGTGATCGCGACTTCGGCCGCAGACGAGCTTCTGCTGGACTTTTCCTCCGGCTCACTTCGCGGTCGCCAGACGACGATTGCCGGAGACGCTGTGTTGGGTAGGGATCCTTCCTGCGACGTCGTCTTCGATCCAAATCGCGATTCCGCCGCATCCGCACGCCACGCAGAGATTCGTGTCCGGGGAGGTCAGCACTGGATCCGCGATCTCGGAAGCACCAACGGCACCTTTGTCAACGGCCGACGAGTAGAAGAGAAACAACTCCGATCCGGGGATGTGATCGAGTTCGGCCAGGGCGGACCCACTGCGCGGGTGTCCTCCGGAGCGGCAAGCGCCGTTGCTGAAACAGTTGTTGCCAGTTCTCCGAGCGCGCGGGACGTCGGGGCCACCCGGGTCGCCGACCGCAACCCCAGCCGCCCCGACATCGGCTCCTCTCCGGGGCAGGGCACCATTCAGATGTGGATTGACCGGGCCGTCGAGCAAGCCAGGCAGAACCCGGCCACGGTCTTTTTTGAGCGGGTGGCCGATGAGGCCGCAGGTCGAAGCAAGAAGACGGCTCGCCTCTATTCGGTGAGTGTGTTCGGCGTGCTCCTGCTGGGTCTCGTGGCTGTTGCCGTCATCAACTGGAGGGGGCTGCAGGGGCTGGAAGCCCGTTTTGCGAGTCAGATCAGCGAGGTTCGGGGAGAGTTGGAACTCCAGGAGGGCATTCTCCAGAACAACGTGGACAACCTGACCGCCCGACTTGACGACGTCGCCGGAGGCATGGTGGACACGACGATGTTCCAGGAGGCACTGGAAGCCGAGCGCACGAGGTTGGCGGCTGTTCGAAGCCAGATCCGCAAGCTCAACGAGCAGGCCGCATCGGCAACACCGGAAGCCGCCGCTGCCGCAGCAGGTTTCCAGGCGGCCGCCCAAAGCGTCGAGGCGTCCCTCTTCATGCTGGCTGTGCGCCGGGGCGGTGAACTGATCCCAATGTGCACGGCCTTTGCGGTAGGATCGGATGGCACCCTCTTGACGAACGCGCATTGCGTGGAAGGCGCTTCGGGGCTACCGCTTGTCGCCGTTAAATCAGGCAGCCGACGAGGCAAGGAGTACGAGGTCTTCGCCTCCGAAATCCATCCCGCGTACAACCCCAATCGCGGCGGGGCTTTTGACCTGGCGCTGCTTCGACTGGAGACCCATGGCGACGCGTTCACGGCCATGGCTCTCGCATCCGCGGAGGAACTCGAGGGCATCGGCCCAGGCTACCAGATTGCCGTCTATGGCTTCCCGGGAGAGGTCATGAACCTGAATCGGCCCAATGCGACCTATTTGCCGGGAGCGGTGACCAGACTCTCCGCCGGCGGAACCACCATGCTGCACTCAGCCACCACCAGTCGTGGCACAAGTGGCGCACCGGTACTTAACGATCGAGGGCAACTGGTGGGTGTCAACTCCTTTGGAACCCCCTCCAGCCAGCGAGCCGAGGTTGTTGTTGCTCGGGATGAGTCGGGCGCCGTGATCATCGGTCCGGACATGCAGCCCGTGACCACCATGCGGAGGGCACCGGTCGCCGCAGCCTTTGGGGCCGTGCACGGCCGCTATGTGCGGGAATGGCTGCAGGGCAAAATAGCTGCGGGGGCACAGCAGGCCGAATGA
- a CDS encoding TonB family protein — MIRSSSISYVCAALLATAVLVAGCAGPKNSTSEQNKNDDASEVPYAVLASHYAAGQNFVRSANCDAARLELQWVMERDVNLHFLNALRLYDLCSTSPESRREVERAFSVVGARMDSLKGDTVGMEAVVRSWRADFEYSARTGQRIQAELDRIPRLKGELPSPRRVASESEYYRGRVLVTALIDATGLPLHAFISETSLRHSYDKAAVEVMQKIEFEPAVAGGTPVREFVTMPVEF; from the coding sequence ATGATCCGCTCCTCTTCAATTTCCTACGTCTGCGCGGCCCTCCTGGCGACTGCAGTGCTGGTCGCCGGCTGCGCCGGGCCCAAGAATTCCACCTCGGAGCAGAACAAGAACGACGACGCCTCCGAAGTGCCGTACGCGGTGCTCGCCTCCCACTACGCCGCAGGCCAGAATTTCGTGCGCTCAGCCAACTGTGACGCGGCCAGGCTCGAATTGCAGTGGGTCATGGAACGGGACGTCAACCTCCACTTCCTCAACGCGCTCCGGTTGTATGACCTGTGCTCCACCAGTCCCGAGTCACGGAGAGAGGTGGAGCGTGCGTTCTCGGTCGTCGGTGCGCGCATGGACTCCCTGAAGGGAGACACGGTGGGCATGGAGGCCGTGGTCCGCAGCTGGCGGGCCGACTTCGAGTATTCGGCCCGGACCGGCCAGCGCATTCAGGCTGAACTTGACCGCATCCCCCGGCTGAAGGGAGAGTTGCCTTCCCCTCGCCGGGTGGCGTCCGAAAGCGAATACTACCGGGGCCGTGTTCTCGTCACCGCGCTGATCGATGCCACGGGTCTGCCGCTGCACGCCTTCATTTCGGAGACTTCCCTGCGGCACTCGTACGACAAGGCCGCTGTGGAGGTGATGCAGAAGATTGAATTCGAGCCGGCAGTGGCTGGCGGTACCCCCGTGCGTGAGTTCGTCACCATGCCTGTAGAGTTTTAA